A part of Amycolatopsis lurida genomic DNA contains:
- a CDS encoding DUF397 domain-containing protein, whose translation MADYPSAADYDPTTAVSLFDDSAWEKSFASEPNGGNCVEVNLGKEGLVGVRDTKLAQSPVFVFDAGEWNAFLVAVKAGQFDLSP comes from the coding sequence ATGGCCGATTATCCATCGGCGGCGGATTACGATCCGACCACGGCCGTGTCGCTGTTCGACGACTCCGCGTGGGAGAAGTCCTTCGCGAGTGAGCCCAACGGGGGGAACTGCGTCGAGGTCAATCTCGGCAAGGAAGGCCTGGTGGGGGTCCGTGACACCAAGCTGGCCCAAAGTCCCGTCTTCGTCTTCGATGCCGGTGAGTGGAACGCCTTCCTCGTGGCGGTCAAGGCCGGACAGTTCGATTTGAGTCCCTGA
- a CDS encoding TetR/AcrR family transcriptional regulator produces MNTREAILHAALKVVGEQGVGGLTNRRIATAAGVSLGTLTYHFPSQTALLREAMLLFVEEETTKLTGFVDEYREQGLSVEQAASVVEQVIAQLPFGTDELGAHELYLQAARDPGLQDAAARCFAAYDELALVILKTLGVPSPERLTGPVVALIAGLQLRRLATGDDGVEVAQSLMMLVRGAS; encoded by the coding sequence GTGAACACCCGCGAAGCCATTCTCCACGCCGCGCTCAAGGTGGTCGGGGAGCAGGGCGTCGGCGGGCTGACCAACCGCCGGATCGCGACCGCGGCCGGAGTCTCGCTCGGCACGCTGACCTACCACTTCCCCAGCCAGACCGCGTTGCTGCGCGAGGCGATGCTGCTGTTCGTCGAAGAAGAGACCACGAAGCTGACCGGATTCGTCGACGAGTACCGAGAGCAGGGCTTGAGCGTCGAGCAGGCCGCGTCGGTGGTGGAGCAGGTCATCGCGCAGCTGCCCTTCGGCACCGACGAACTCGGCGCGCACGAGCTGTACCTGCAGGCCGCGCGCGACCCCGGGCTTCAGGACGCGGCCGCCCGCTGTTTCGCCGCCTACGACGAGCTGGCACTGGTGATCCTGAAAACGCTCGGCGTGCCGTCGCCGGAGCGGCTGACCGGCCCGGTCGTCGCGCTGATCGCCGGCCTCCAGTTGCGCCGGCTGGCCACGGGCGACGACGGCGTCGAGGTGGCGCAGTCGTTGATGATGCTCGTCCGCGGCGCGTCATGA
- a CDS encoding sigma factor-like helix-turn-helix DNA-binding protein, producing MTEATDLAARAGDRDPRVGLRAVAALRRLLEQLEAVQVRSARVHGWSWQEIAAELGVSRQAVHKKYGRH from the coding sequence ATGACCGAAGCGACAGATCTGGCCGCGCGAGCCGGCGACCGCGATCCCCGGGTGGGATTGCGCGCCGTCGCCGCCTTGCGCCGGCTGTTGGAACAACTCGAGGCCGTGCAGGTCCGCAGCGCGCGGGTGCACGGCTGGTCCTGGCAGGAGATCGCGGCCGAGCTGGGGGTCAGCAGGCAAGCGGTGCACAAGAAGTACGGGAGGCACTGA
- a CDS encoding D-cysteine desulfhydrase family protein, producing MNLDRFPRVDLGGYPTPLHPAPRLGEALGLPNLLLKRDDVHPLGVGGNKLRKLEFLLGAAIENGADTVITFGALQTNHGRQTAAACAKLGLRCELVLTAKVPREGDAYERSGNVSLDHLFGANVHICRDGEETGRTYERLITEAAAEGREVATFPVGGSDGVGALGYVAAARELAGQLGELGIAKARLVAPHASGGTSAGLVVGTADLDWLTLDIACVSHPVDEALDNLADLTIAASVLLGSEPPSLDGLRIDDRTIGPGYGIPTAGTWDAVRLFGRTEGIALDPVYTGKVGAALIEWAAEGHFAPDEHVVFLHTGGLPGLYGYAPEFADAVRR from the coding sequence ATGAACCTCGATCGCTTCCCCCGCGTCGACCTCGGCGGCTACCCCACGCCGCTGCATCCGGCACCGCGGCTGGGCGAGGCCCTCGGCCTGCCGAATCTGCTGCTCAAACGGGACGACGTGCATCCGCTCGGCGTGGGCGGGAACAAACTGCGCAAACTCGAGTTCCTGCTGGGCGCGGCGATCGAAAACGGCGCCGACACGGTGATCACGTTCGGCGCGCTTCAGACCAACCACGGCCGCCAGACCGCCGCGGCCTGCGCGAAGCTGGGATTGCGATGCGAGCTCGTGCTGACGGCGAAGGTCCCTCGCGAAGGTGACGCGTACGAACGGTCCGGCAACGTGTCCCTCGACCATCTCTTCGGTGCGAACGTGCACATCTGCCGCGACGGCGAGGAGACCGGCAGGACCTACGAGCGGCTGATCACCGAGGCCGCGGCCGAGGGCCGCGAGGTGGCCACGTTCCCGGTCGGCGGTTCCGACGGCGTCGGGGCGCTCGGGTACGTGGCGGCCGCGCGGGAACTCGCCGGGCAGCTCGGCGAGCTGGGCATCGCCAAGGCGCGGCTGGTCGCCCCGCACGCCAGCGGTGGGACCTCCGCCGGGCTCGTCGTCGGAACGGCGGACCTCGACTGGCTGACGCTGGACATCGCCTGCGTCAGCCATCCGGTCGACGAGGCCCTCGACAACCTGGCCGACCTCACCATCGCGGCGTCCGTGTTGCTCGGGAGCGAGCCGCCGTCACTCGACGGCCTGCGCATCGACGACCGCACGATCGGCCCCGGGTACGGGATCCCGACCGCCGGGACGTGGGACGCGGTGCGGCTTTTCGGTCGTACGGAAGGGATCGCGCTCGATCCCGTGTACACCGGCAAAGTGGGCGCCGCGCTGATCGAGTGGGCCGCTGAAGGCCATTTCGCGCCCGACGAGCACGTTGTCTTCCTGCACACGGGCGGGCTGCCCGGTCTCTACGGCTACGCCCCCGAATTCGCCGACGCGGTGCGCCGCTGA
- a CDS encoding amidase yields the protein MTTSKADLAFTGLAEQASLLATGATTSVELTRLALEKAEASQPVLNAFKCLRADEALREAEEADRRLAAGETAPLLGVPTAIKDDLDVTGLPTAFGCEGDFTVATADSPPVTALRRAGAVLIGKTNTPELGQWPFTEGPAFGATRNPWDTERTPGGSSGGAAAAIASGVIAAALGSDGAGSIRIPAAWTDLVGIKPQRGRVPTERELFHGLTVVGPLARTVADAALLLDVAAGTGTAFQAAARREPGRLRIGLSIRIPFTATKTRLDQQAHAAVVRLAERFAELGHEIVEVEPDYRLIGLTFLPRSLVGVRDWSRRVPDQARLDPRTRANARQGSALAGPALRLARATEPLLQRQIGSVFGRVDVVLTPTTATPPPRIGTFDKLTGWQTDQAMIAACPYAWPWNVLGWPGVNVPAGLSREGLPLGGQLLGPSHAEERLISLAAQLEEVERWQDRKPETAW from the coding sequence ATGACCACCTCGAAGGCGGACCTCGCGTTCACCGGTCTGGCCGAACAGGCCTCACTGCTCGCCACCGGAGCCACGACGTCGGTCGAGCTCACGCGTCTGGCACTCGAAAAAGCCGAGGCCAGCCAGCCCGTTCTCAACGCCTTCAAATGCCTTCGCGCCGATGAAGCCCTTCGCGAGGCTGAGGAAGCCGACCGAAGGCTCGCCGCCGGCGAGACCGCTCCCCTGCTGGGTGTCCCCACCGCCATCAAGGACGACCTCGACGTCACCGGGCTGCCGACGGCGTTCGGCTGCGAAGGCGACTTCACCGTCGCGACCGCGGACTCCCCGCCGGTCACCGCGCTTCGCCGGGCGGGCGCGGTGCTCATCGGCAAGACCAACACCCCCGAACTCGGCCAGTGGCCGTTCACCGAAGGCCCGGCGTTCGGCGCGACCCGCAATCCGTGGGACACCGAGCGCACTCCGGGCGGTTCCTCCGGCGGCGCGGCGGCGGCCATCGCGTCGGGGGTGATCGCCGCCGCGCTGGGTTCCGACGGGGCCGGGTCGATCCGGATCCCGGCCGCATGGACCGACCTGGTCGGGATCAAACCGCAGCGCGGCCGCGTCCCGACCGAACGCGAACTCTTCCACGGGCTGACCGTGGTCGGCCCGCTGGCGCGCACCGTCGCCGACGCGGCCCTGCTGCTCGACGTCGCCGCCGGGACCGGCACCGCGTTCCAGGCGGCCGCCCGCCGCGAACCGGGCCGCCTGCGGATCGGGCTCTCCATCAGGATCCCTTTCACCGCAACGAAAACCCGGCTCGACCAGCAAGCGCACGCGGCCGTCGTCCGGCTCGCGGAGCGGTTCGCCGAACTCGGCCACGAGATCGTCGAGGTCGAGCCTGACTACCGGCTGATCGGCCTCACCTTCCTGCCGCGTTCGCTCGTCGGCGTGCGTGACTGGTCCCGTCGCGTCCCGGACCAGGCGCGGCTCGATCCCCGCACGCGTGCCAACGCCCGGCAGGGCTCGGCGCTGGCCGGACCGGCCCTGCGGCTCGCCCGCGCCACGGAACCGTTGCTGCAACGGCAGATCGGCTCGGTGTTCGGCCGGGTGGACGTCGTCCTCACGCCGACCACGGCCACGCCGCCGCCCCGGATCGGCACTTTCGACAAGCTCACCGGCTGGCAGACCGACCAGGCCATGATCGCCGCATGCCCCTACGCTTGGCCGTGGAACGTGCTGGGCTGGCCGGGCGTCAACGTCCCCGCCGGACTGAGCCGGGAAGGACTGCCGCTCGGCGGGCAGCTGCTCGGCCCTTCGCACGCCGAGGAACGGCTGATCTCGCTGGCCGCGCAACTGGAAGAGGTCGAACGGTGGCAGGACCGCAAACCCGAGACCGCTTGGTGA
- a CDS encoding Clp protease N-terminal domain-containing protein, giving the protein MFERFTTEARDVVVGAQRVASDEGSGNVDALHLLTSIARHTGVLTALGCPADELADDLRRVRRRGGMSDADVEALSGFGIDVEHIVERVEQTHGPGALTGGRRAGRGHRPFTPEAKKVLEKSLREAIDVGSKRIDGEHLLLAMTAVPGAAADVLAQRGIDYVAVRRLLEQREAS; this is encoded by the coding sequence ATGTTCGAACGCTTCACCACCGAAGCCCGCGATGTCGTCGTCGGGGCTCAGCGCGTGGCGTCGGACGAGGGATCGGGGAACGTCGACGCGCTGCACTTGCTGACGTCCATCGCGCGGCACACCGGCGTGCTCACCGCGCTGGGCTGCCCGGCGGACGAACTGGCCGACGACCTCCGGCGCGTCCGGCGGCGTGGCGGGATGAGCGACGCCGACGTCGAAGCCCTGAGCGGGTTCGGCATCGACGTCGAGCACATCGTCGAGCGGGTCGAGCAGACCCACGGCCCCGGCGCGCTGACCGGCGGACGGCGCGCCGGGCGCGGCCATCGGCCGTTCACACCCGAGGCGAAGAAGGTGCTGGAGAAGAGCCTTCGCGAAGCCATCGATGTCGGCAGCAAGCGCATCGATGGCGAGCACCTGCTGCTCGCGATGACCGCCGTCCCCGGTGCCGCGGCCGACGTGCTCGCTCAGCGGGGCATCGACTACGTCGCCGTCCGGCGCCTGCTTGAACAACGGGAGGCGAGCTGA
- a CDS encoding SAM-dependent methyltransferase yields the protein MTTQQDPIDPVAPEGVDLERPNVARVYDWFLGGSANWAIDREFGSQVLKQFPEVKTFARVGRDFLGRGVGYLARQGITQFLDIGSGVPTVGNVHQIASAVNPDSRVVYVDIEPVAVAHSQLLLEREGLLGRHAVLQGDVRDPADIWKRALETGVLDPRQPIGLVMVGLLYFLGPEEPVHEMVQRYLEFLPSGSYFLSSHLTEDGVTRKEGDNRENVQELYKKTSAPFHLRSRAEFAAFFDGLELVEPGIDWMATWHLDEADSRASDRFADDPTFTGGLGGLGRKP from the coding sequence ATGACGACGCAGCAGGACCCCATCGACCCGGTCGCCCCCGAAGGAGTCGATCTCGAACGGCCCAACGTGGCGAGGGTGTACGACTGGTTCCTCGGCGGTTCGGCCAACTGGGCCATCGACCGCGAGTTCGGCTCACAGGTGCTGAAGCAGTTCCCGGAGGTCAAGACCTTCGCCCGCGTCGGCCGCGACTTCCTCGGCCGCGGAGTGGGATACCTCGCGCGCCAGGGGATCACGCAGTTCCTCGACATCGGCTCCGGGGTGCCCACCGTCGGCAACGTCCACCAGATCGCGAGCGCGGTCAATCCGGACAGCCGTGTCGTCTACGTCGACATCGAGCCGGTCGCCGTCGCGCATTCCCAGCTGCTGCTGGAACGGGAGGGGCTGCTCGGGCGGCACGCGGTCCTGCAGGGCGACGTACGGGATCCCGCCGACATCTGGAAACGCGCCCTCGAGACCGGGGTACTCGACCCGCGGCAGCCGATCGGGCTGGTCATGGTCGGCCTGCTGTACTTCCTCGGCCCGGAGGAGCCCGTCCACGAGATGGTTCAGCGGTACCTCGAATTCCTGCCGTCGGGTTCGTACTTCCTGTCCTCGCATCTGACGGAGGACGGTGTCACCCGCAAGGAAGGCGACAACCGGGAGAACGTCCAGGAGCTGTACAAGAAGACGAGCGCGCCGTTCCATCTGCGCTCCCGCGCGGAGTTCGCCGCGTTCTTCGACGGGCTGGAGCTGGTGGAGCCCGGCATCGACTGGATGGCCACCTGGCATCTCGACGAAGCGGATTCCCGGGCGAGCGACCGGTTCGCGGACGACCCGACCTTCACCGGCGGGCTCGGCGGACTGGGCCGCAAGCCCTGA
- a CDS encoding CGNR zinc finger domain-containing protein, protein MEWVFDGGRPCLDLVNTVRERHEDGRELLTDPAALAEWLRLMGFAVTEASAGELSAARVLREAVDKVLLGEPRSADVLLVNEMASDAPSPWLRYEDGKPVKELRPVSVVAALGALAADTIDLVTEDIAVRICAADDCGLRFCDASPRRSRQWCSMARCGNRAKARAHYARTRKRD, encoded by the coding sequence ATGGAGTGGGTCTTCGACGGCGGGCGACCGTGTCTCGACCTCGTGAACACCGTGCGCGAGCGGCACGAGGACGGCCGGGAGCTGCTCACCGACCCGGCTGCCCTCGCGGAATGGCTGCGGCTCATGGGCTTCGCCGTCACCGAGGCGAGCGCGGGCGAACTGTCGGCCGCGCGGGTGCTGCGGGAAGCCGTCGACAAAGTGCTGTTGGGTGAGCCGCGGAGCGCGGATGTCCTTCTTGTCAACGAGATGGCGTCCGACGCGCCGTCGCCGTGGCTGCGTTACGAGGACGGCAAGCCGGTGAAGGAGCTGAGGCCGGTGTCGGTCGTCGCCGCGCTCGGCGCGCTCGCGGCCGACACGATCGACCTCGTGACCGAGGACATCGCGGTGCGGATCTGTGCCGCCGACGATTGTGGCCTGCGCTTCTGCGACGCCTCGCCCAGGCGTTCGCGCCAGTGGTGCTCGATGGCGCGCTGCGGCAACCGGGCGAAGGCCCGCGCCCACTACGCTCGCACCCGGAAGCGCGATTAG
- a CDS encoding protein phosphatase 2C domain-containing protein, protein MVEIAVAERDGVGADGATRPTEDHVAVLGNAVVVLDGATAPRPDLPSGGWYASLLVHSLSRALTAEPQADLGVLLAESIADVARREGLEPGRSPSSTVAIARWTDDTVDGLVLADSPIIAFGPSGTDPLTDDRLVSLRESGQLRTGADVRVKRNAPDGFWVAEAEPRAAAEAVRRSWPRSEVDALLLATDGVSIGVDEYDLFDWPEVLAISRERGPDAVLDAVRTAEKQDPDGERWPRAKRHDDQLLVLVDFGVAPG, encoded by the coding sequence ATGGTCGAAATCGCAGTGGCGGAAAGGGACGGAGTAGGCGCGGACGGAGCGACGCGCCCGACCGAAGACCACGTCGCCGTACTCGGCAACGCCGTGGTGGTGCTCGACGGGGCGACCGCGCCACGGCCGGATCTGCCGTCCGGCGGCTGGTACGCGAGCCTGCTCGTGCACAGCCTGTCGCGGGCGCTGACCGCGGAACCCCAAGCGGATCTCGGGGTGCTGCTGGCCGAATCGATCGCCGACGTCGCCCGCCGCGAAGGTCTCGAACCGGGACGATCGCCGTCGAGCACGGTCGCGATCGCGCGCTGGACGGACGACACCGTCGACGGGCTGGTGCTCGCGGACAGCCCGATCATCGCCTTCGGGCCCTCCGGCACCGACCCACTGACCGACGACAGGCTCGTCTCGCTGCGGGAAAGCGGCCAGCTCCGCACCGGCGCCGACGTCCGCGTGAAACGCAACGCGCCGGACGGCTTCTGGGTCGCCGAAGCCGAACCGAGGGCGGCGGCCGAAGCCGTCCGGCGAAGCTGGCCGCGCTCGGAGGTCGACGCCCTGCTGCTGGCGACCGACGGCGTCTCGATCGGTGTCGACGAGTACGACCTCTTCGACTGGCCGGAGGTGCTCGCCATCAGCCGGGAGAGGGGGCCGGACGCCGTCCTCGACGCGGTGCGCACGGCGGAGAAACAGGACCCGGACGGCGAGCGCTGGCCCCGCGCGAAAAGGCACGATGACCAGCTACTGGTACTCGTCGACTTCGGGGTAGCCCCAGGGTAA
- a CDS encoding alpha/beta fold hydrolase: MNRLESKTASVNGIRLHYLRAGEGPALFLLHGWPQTSFCWHEIIGELAETHTVIAPDLRGYGKSDKPRDGYDKRTMAADVAALATHLGFERVSVVGHDRGGRVAHRWALDRPDQVDRLAALDIIPTRELWKRLDTEIGRAYWHWLFHLQPDLPELLAGRDIAAYLGYFFERWTHQRQGLSREAVDEYVRAFSAPGALRAGFDDYRASFPHDAEADDADFDAGRRLELPVLALWGASGLLGKLPTLEIWKDYANDVSGTAIEECGHFLAEERPRALLENLKPFLLS, from the coding sequence ATGAACCGGTTAGAAAGCAAGACCGCTTCGGTCAACGGCATCCGCCTGCACTACCTGCGCGCCGGAGAGGGCCCCGCGCTCTTCCTCCTGCACGGTTGGCCGCAGACGTCCTTCTGCTGGCACGAGATCATCGGCGAACTGGCCGAAACGCATACCGTCATCGCCCCTGACCTGCGCGGCTACGGCAAATCGGACAAGCCCCGCGACGGCTACGACAAACGCACGATGGCGGCGGACGTCGCCGCCCTCGCCACACATCTGGGTTTCGAGCGAGTGTCCGTCGTCGGGCACGACCGCGGCGGCCGGGTCGCCCACCGCTGGGCACTGGACCGGCCCGATCAGGTCGACCGGCTCGCCGCCCTCGACATCATCCCCACCAGGGAGCTCTGGAAACGCCTCGATACCGAGATCGGCCGCGCCTACTGGCACTGGCTGTTCCACCTTCAGCCGGATCTGCCGGAACTGCTCGCCGGCCGGGACATCGCCGCCTATCTCGGCTATTTCTTCGAACGCTGGACCCATCAGCGGCAGGGCCTGAGCCGGGAGGCCGTCGATGAATACGTCCGCGCGTTCTCCGCACCGGGCGCCCTGCGAGCCGGCTTCGACGACTACCGCGCCTCGTTCCCGCACGACGCGGAAGCCGACGACGCCGATTTCGACGCGGGCCGCCGCCTCGAACTTCCCGTGCTGGCACTGTGGGGGGCGAGCGGTCTGCTGGGCAAGCTGCCGACGCTGGAGATCTGGAAGGACTACGCGAACGACGTCTCCGGTACGGCGATCGAAGAATGCGGCCATTTCCTCGCCGAAGAACGTCCTCGCGCCCTGCTGGAAAACCTGAAACCGTTTCTACTCAGCTGA
- a CDS encoding PLP-dependent aminotransferase family protein, with the protein MEPLIPLTGRVSGAKLALLLGNWRQSGSRHGAADLAAAVELLVLDGRLPLGTKLPAERELADALEVSRTLIGAALDKLRADGLVASRRGAGSWIASPGGRGRSAILPTGEDLIDLAQACPPAVAGLVPAVDAARKALVDHLGENGYQVRGLRILRERIARRYTERGLPTNAGQVMITNGAHHAFVQVLRMLAGPGDRVLVEQPTYPNSLEAIGAAHAIPVPVALDPATGWDIVGIEAALRQSAPRLAYFVADFQNPTGLRMDADSRQRLATALNRARTPAIVDETLVELDLEGDPADGPPPLGAYLGDLGITIGSASKSHWAGLRLGWIRASEDVIGRLIAARFAVDLGSPVFEQLVLAELLDDGGAALAHRRQEALALRDALTGALNWYCPEWTFTVPRGGLSLWCRLPEPMSTRLAVAAAGHGVQVAPGSRFGVHGGLERWLRLPYALPAERLFEAVRRLGTAAASLAATPATAAPVAVQVT; encoded by the coding sequence ATGGAACCGCTGATCCCGCTGACTGGACGCGTTTCGGGTGCGAAATTGGCCCTTTTGCTGGGGAACTGGCGCCAAAGTGGTTCTCGACACGGTGCCGCGGATCTCGCGGCGGCCGTCGAGCTGCTGGTCCTCGACGGCAGGCTGCCACTCGGCACGAAACTCCCGGCCGAACGCGAGCTCGCCGACGCGCTGGAGGTCAGCCGCACGCTGATCGGCGCCGCGCTGGACAAACTGCGGGCCGATGGTCTGGTCGCCAGCCGTCGCGGGGCGGGCTCGTGGATCGCGTCTCCCGGCGGCCGGGGGCGGAGCGCGATCCTGCCGACCGGCGAGGACCTCATCGACCTCGCCCAGGCCTGCCCGCCCGCCGTCGCCGGCCTGGTCCCGGCCGTGGACGCCGCGCGGAAGGCGCTGGTGGACCACCTCGGCGAGAACGGCTACCAGGTGCGTGGCCTGCGGATCCTGCGCGAGCGGATCGCCCGCCGCTACACCGAACGCGGGCTGCCGACCAACGCCGGCCAGGTGATGATCACCAACGGCGCGCATCACGCGTTCGTGCAGGTCCTGCGGATGCTGGCCGGTCCGGGCGACCGGGTGCTGGTCGAGCAGCCGACATATCCGAACTCGCTGGAGGCCATCGGCGCCGCGCACGCCATCCCGGTGCCGGTAGCCCTGGATCCGGCCACCGGTTGGGACATCGTCGGCATCGAGGCCGCACTGCGGCAATCCGCGCCGAGGCTCGCGTATTTCGTCGCGGACTTCCAGAACCCGACCGGCCTGCGCATGGACGCCGACAGCCGTCAGCGCCTCGCGACCGCGCTGAACCGCGCCCGGACCCCGGCGATCGTCGACGAGACGCTGGTCGAGCTGGACCTCGAAGGCGATCCGGCCGACGGGCCACCGCCGCTGGGCGCGTACCTGGGCGACCTCGGCATCACGATCGGTTCGGCGTCCAAATCACATTGGGCGGGCCTGCGGCTCGGCTGGATCCGCGCTTCCGAGGACGTCATCGGCAGGCTGATCGCGGCCCGGTTCGCCGTCGACCTGGGGTCGCCGGTCTTCGAGCAACTCGTCCTCGCCGAACTGCTCGACGACGGCGGGGCCGCGCTGGCGCACCGCCGTCAGGAGGCGCTGGCGTTGCGGGACGCGCTGACCGGGGCGCTGAACTGGTACTGCCCGGAGTGGACGTTCACCGTGCCGCGGGGCGGGCTTTCGCTGTGGTGCCGTCTGCCGGAGCCGATGAGCACGCGGCTGGCCGTCGCCGCGGCCGGGCACGGAGTGCAGGTGGCGCCGGGTTCGCGGTTCGGTGTCCACGGTGGACTGGAGCGCTGGCTGCGGCTGCCGTACGCGCTTCCGGCCGAACGGCTTTTCGAGGCCGTGCGGCGGCTGGGCACGGCCGCCGCCTCGCTGGCCGCGACCCCGGCCACGGCCGCTCCGGTCGCCGTCCAGGTCACCTGA
- a CDS encoding FixH family protein has protein sequence MSTEHSTVDRHKPVLLISVVAVLAVAIVAWLVWPSGGGAQVQRSTQGPYTVQLSVEDPHQGGNVFALTVTGATPDVVTLEPVMPQMGHALAPSPAIAEAPGKFRTGDVLLPMSGQWEITVSLRGPSGATQHVFPLLVK, from the coding sequence GTGAGCACCGAGCATTCCACAGTGGACAGACACAAGCCCGTCCTGCTGATCTCCGTGGTCGCGGTGCTCGCGGTGGCGATCGTGGCCTGGCTGGTGTGGCCGAGCGGCGGCGGGGCGCAGGTCCAGCGCTCGACGCAGGGCCCGTACACGGTGCAGCTGTCGGTCGAAGACCCGCATCAGGGCGGCAACGTCTTCGCGCTGACCGTCACGGGCGCCACGCCGGACGTCGTCACCCTCGAACCCGTGATGCCGCAGATGGGGCACGCGCTCGCCCCGTCGCCCGCGATCGCGGAGGCACCGGGGAAGTTCCGCACCGGCGACGTCCTGCTGCCGATGTCGGGGCAATGGGAGATCACCGTTTCACTGCGCGGGCCGTCCGGCGCCACGCAGCACGTTTTTCCTTTGCTGGTCAAGTAA
- a CDS encoding oxygenase MpaB family protein, with amino-acid sequence MSGPPIVKGTAAWRYFGDFRAGLLAGQVLVLQVAHPVVAAGVRDHSDYVEDPWTRLMRTAASLSIYVYGGPEGARYEADRLRELHRSFTGVDEGRRYSALNPHAYAWVHATLVMVPVDTQRFYGTPMTSSELDEYYAQMCDVGRLLGLREQDMPPTWPEFERYYAEMLDGFGPNETISTLFETIRTVKKPWRWLPDERWVRLQRWQHRGQMFVIRATLPPAFRERLGLQWTDRDQRRFDRFRAAVRLVGGLVPVTLRSSLVRRIGRLNVWFRAHPRAYRFLGGG; translated from the coding sequence ATGAGCGGTCCGCCGATCGTCAAGGGGACGGCGGCGTGGAGGTACTTCGGCGACTTCCGGGCCGGGTTGCTGGCGGGCCAGGTGCTGGTCCTGCAGGTCGCGCATCCGGTCGTCGCGGCCGGGGTGCGGGATCACTCCGACTACGTCGAAGATCCGTGGACCCGCCTCATGCGCACGGCCGCGTCGCTGTCCATCTACGTGTACGGCGGCCCCGAGGGGGCGCGGTACGAGGCGGACCGGCTGCGCGAATTGCATCGGTCGTTCACCGGAGTCGACGAGGGCCGCCGGTACAGCGCGCTGAACCCGCACGCCTACGCCTGGGTTCACGCCACGCTCGTCATGGTTCCCGTTGACACACAACGGTTCTACGGCACTCCGATGACTTCGTCCGAATTGGACGAGTACTACGCGCAGATGTGCGACGTCGGACGGCTTCTCGGTCTGCGAGAGCAGGACATGCCACCGACATGGCCGGAATTCGAGCGGTATTACGCGGAGATGCTCGACGGTTTCGGCCCGAACGAGACGATCTCGACGTTGTTCGAAACGATCCGCACGGTGAAGAAGCCGTGGCGATGGCTGCCCGACGAACGGTGGGTGCGGCTCCAGCGGTGGCAGCATCGGGGCCAGATGTTCGTCATCCGCGCCACGCTGCCGCCCGCGTTCCGTGAGCGCCTCGGTCTACAGTGGACAGACCGGGACCAGCGCCGGTTCGACCGGTTCCGCGCGGCGGTGCGGCTGGTCGGCGGGCTCGTGCCGGTGACGTTGCGGTCTTCGCTCGTGCGCCGGATCGGCAGGCTCAACGTCTGGTTCCGAGCCCACCCCCGCGCGTACCGTTTCCTCGGCGGCGGTTAG
- a CDS encoding YczE/YyaS/YitT family protein: protein MALKLDLRPVGISQDTTRRSVQLVAGLVLYGGSMAMLTRSGLGLDPWDVLHEGLMKITGLSFGTVTAIASVLVLLLWIPLRQRPGIGTVANIVVISLTVDFVRIFLPDQDVLGWQIVNLVAGVVLNGLGAAVYVGARLGPGPRDGLMTGLSARTGKSIRLVRTLIEITVLAAGWLLGGTVGVGTVLYALTIGPLTQAFLPYVIWRERSSTS, encoded by the coding sequence GTGGCACTCAAACTCGATCTCAGACCGGTCGGCATCTCCCAGGACACCACCCGCCGGTCGGTGCAGCTCGTCGCCGGGCTGGTCCTCTACGGCGGCAGCATGGCCATGCTGACCAGGTCCGGGCTCGGCCTCGACCCGTGGGACGTGCTCCACGAAGGGCTGATGAAGATCACCGGCCTCTCGTTCGGCACGGTCACCGCGATCGCGTCGGTGCTGGTGCTCCTGCTGTGGATCCCGCTGCGGCAGCGGCCGGGGATCGGCACCGTCGCCAACATCGTGGTCATCTCGCTCACCGTCGACTTCGTGCGGATCTTCCTGCCCGACCAGGACGTGCTCGGCTGGCAGATCGTCAACCTGGTCGCCGGCGTGGTCCTCAACGGCCTCGGCGCCGCGGTCTATGTCGGCGCCCGGCTGGGCCCCGGACCGCGCGACGGCCTGATGACCGGGCTCTCGGCCCGGACGGGCAAGTCGATCCGGCTCGTCCGGACGCTCATCGAGATCACCGTTCTGGCCGCCGGCTGGCTGCTCGGCGGCACCGTGGGCGTCGGCACGGTCCTGTACGCGCTCACGATCGGACCGCTGACGCAGGCGTTTCTGCCGTACGTCATCTGGCGGGAGCGCTCTTCGACCTCGTGA